The following proteins are encoded in a genomic region of Dictyoglomus sp. NZ13-RE01:
- the folK gene encoding 2-amino-4-hydroxy-6-hydroxymethyldihydropteridine diphosphokinase, producing the protein MPIAFIALGSNLGDREKNIKIALEKIQNAGVKILKISRIIETEPYGYLDQGKFLNAVCMVETNLSPRELLELLLGIEKEMGRVRKIKWGPRNIDLDIIFYEDYIINEEDLIIPHPDAHNRAFVIDPLCEIAPDFVHPVIKKKIREIKENLHT; encoded by the coding sequence ATGCCAATTGCCTTTATAGCTCTTGGCAGTAATTTAGGCGATAGAGAGAAAAATATTAAGATTGCCTTAGAGAAAATTCAAAACGCAGGAGTAAAAATACTAAAAATATCAAGAATAATAGAGACTGAACCTTATGGATATCTTGATCAAGGCAAGTTTTTAAATGCAGTATGCATGGTAGAAACAAATCTTTCTCCAAGAGAACTATTAGAGTTATTACTCGGAATTGAAAAAGAAATGGGTAGAGTTAGAAAAATCAAATGGGGACCAAGAAACATAGACTTAGATATAATTTTTTATGAAGATTACATTATAAATGAGGAGGATTTAATAATTCCTCATCCTGACGCCCATAATAGAGCCTTTGTCATCGATCCCCTTTGCGAAATTGCTCCCGATTTCGTTCATCCAGTCATTAAGAAAAAGATACGAGAAATAAAAGAAAATTTACATACTTAA